gggtctcgggaagaggtctttcacatcacctactccctttaagtggagatgctggggattgaacctgggaccttctgtatgccaagcagttgctctgccactgagccacagcccctccccacctttcaGAGGAGTGATGGAATGATGGAGGAAAGCACAGCAAGAGTTAGTATAGATCTGCCTCCgggagagttagggttgccaggtccctcttcgtcaccagcgggagatttttggggggagcctgaggagagcggggtttggggaggggagggacttcaatgccatagagttcaatggccaaagcggccatttttctccaggtgatctgatctctatcggctggagatcagttgaattagcagatctcctgctactacctggcagttcaaTACAAAAGAACAGCACAGGCTCTTAACTTAGCAAAGAACAATGCTGTATTCTAGGACAATAGTATGGAATATAGAATCACACACCACTACAAATACAAAAACCAACTGTACCATAGGCATATAGGCAAAAGCAACATATCTTAACAGCTGAACAGATGAAAATCAACAATGCGTGTAGCTGAAAAGTTCATTCCCAAAATTGGTAAGCGTGAAAGCTTATCCCGTTTGAAACAATCGAAATAGTTCATCCAGCAGTCACTTACCTTCAATCTTTCTACTGCGCATTACCAACTTCACTCCGGTAGCCGCTGCATTGCGCATGCCCATTAATCTCCGCCTTCGATTGTTTCAAACGGGATAAGCTTTCATGCTTATCAGTTTTGGGAATGAACTTTTCAGCTACACGCATTGTTGATTTTCATCTGTTCAGCTGTTAAGATATGTCGCTTTTGCCTATATGCCTATGGTACagttggtttgtttttatttgtagtAGCGTGTGATTCTATATTCCATACTATTGTCCTAGAATGCAGCATTGTTCTTTGCTAAGAGCCTGTGCTGTTCTTTTGTATTGACGTGTCATTGATACAGTGCGAATAGTTTTTgtactgcctggaagttggcaaccctagggagagcgCAGTGATAGTTTTGAGTCTGTCTCAGCAAAAGAGTAGACCACTTGAATGgcagctctgcctggtagtgtggcaaaGTAGTATAACTCTACGTCTGGGAGAGAATAGAGTACCCCCacttgttaggcctgtctctggagaTGAGCAGACCTCATACCATTTACTCTGACTCTTGGGGAAGGGCAGGCTGGTATGGGTGGACTCCTGTGCGAGTGAAAGGATCCAACAGCGAAAGCCTCTTTGTACCTGTAAGCATTCAAGAGAATTCAGAGCATGCTCTGAAGCCATCACTAACTTAAACTtaagtgcctcagccaggtttctcctttgacagtcaggagacctgtgctgctgatctgttctaagggtgtgcattcggctaaagccgAACAGAAAATAACTGGTATTTTGGGGGGTCGGGGTTAACCGGTAAAAAAAACGGCAGCagttaaagggagccgaaaaagcagatcccgaataatgccaaatttccCAGCATTATTCAGGGCCTCTTTGGCCCTGCcgtcgcttcccctccccacttactgacctgctggctgagtcctcgCCACCGCTGATTTCCCAGCGTTCAAATCGCTGTCCCCTGCCACCTCCTATTTTCTTAAGCGGTGTTGAGATGATCAAAAGAAAGTCCAGGTTCAAACGCCATCTTGCCATGAACTCACTAGGTGGCTTTAGGCAAACTACTCTCTCAGCCCGATCTTGCAAGGCTGTTgaaatactggcctaccttacaaggttgtttcAAGTATTACTATGATAGCATTTGTACAGCACTTTCAACACACAAGCTACTTCATAAATGTTAAGATGTTGTCAGTGAAGATTACAATGAAATTCTGTTGCAGGGGTTACTCAGGAGGTCCTGCCATAAACTGTCCACATATTTTTCTGACATAGAGGTAGATTCTGCACAAGAAAGTTTacgtttagtggttaagagcggtggtttggaacagtagaCTCTAATgaggacaaccgggtttgattccccactcctccacatgaagccagctgggtgaccttgggctagtcgcagttttctctgaactctctcagccccacctacctcacagggtgtctgttgtggggaagggaaggcgattgtaggtgggcatataaaaaccaactcttcttcttattcttcttcattgCAAGTCACACAAGAATATTATTTATATTGTAGAAATCCTCTGTAAAGTACTTGTAGACGTCAACAGAACGTCTTTTCAGGGAGGGCAAAGGCATTCCAGAAAAGCGGGGAGAAGCCCCTATTTTGATAATAATCACACAGACGGTTTCACTATCAGGGTACGTACTCTACTTTAAAAACAAGCTGTGGCTACCTTGCTTCATTTCTCAGGAAGGAACTAACAGTCCCCTCTTTATCCCCTCACTGCAGTTATTGGGATGAGTTTCACGCCTGCGCTATGACAGCCCTGTGGGAGTGCCAGCGGGAGGCTGCAACCGTCTGGGAGATGCTGAAAAAGGAATCTAGGAAAATCCAATTCCAAGGCAGCCTCTTTGACCTCTGCGCCTTGCAGAATTCCAGCACCATGCAAATTTCACATATATTGCTGTTAAGCATCACTTCGATGGTCACTTGGCTTAGCTTATAAAGGGGGAACATCTGCAACTTGAACGTCTGTGCAATTGTATGCCCTCCCCTCAAATATTTGAGTAAATATCgttagatttgtgtgtgtgtgtgggatttcCTGTGTCTGTGGAAAAATCCATAGCATTTGCTAAACtttggttccccctccccccactgtgtCATCAACAGTATCTTTAGCAACTGCTCTGGCTTGATCTTGCCCATGTGAAATTGCACATTGATGGTAGATTTAAGATGCTGAGATGTTGATTCTGGGGAAAAGACACGTCGCTCAAATCCCTGCTCTCTGCAATGTGGCCTGCCTGTTTGGATATGTTTTGGTAGAAGTACCTAGATGTTCACAGTGTTGACTTCCTCCCATACATACACAACCTTCCTTTGGCAGCACCCTTTGGGGCAAATGGGATTGCTGGATAACTGCACGGAATGGCACGGGCTTTCTCTACAGAACCAAATTAACCTGGATTCATTTCAACCCTGAGGCAGTCATGAGGAACATTCACTGACATAACGTGTGGCTGCGTTTTTGGGCACTCAGCTGGCCATTCCCAGGATCAGCTGATTTGCAAACATGCTTTGGGACACAAAGATGACCACCTCAGAAAGGTAAAACCCAACGCTTTTGCATCCTGGAGCTTGAGAGTGTAATCATGAAGACCAAAGACGGTTGATGGACCACCAAACTTACTAATAAACATGGACCTTTTGCACTTCTTAACTTGCCAATCGGTACCACCTTTTTTTCCTGGCAATTTTTCTCTTCTCTCATATTTAAGGATAATGGTCTGGCAAATTCTTCCCAATGGAATGCATGCCAGTCCCTTTAGTGAATGGCCATGGGTGAGATTGTCTGTCATTCTAGGGACTAAAACACAAGTGGTGTTAAGATGTGAGCAGatctcccacttttctccctatctTCAAAGCAGATGTTTCAGTATAATCTACTTCATGTATTATCCTTACAAGGATcaaatggagggaaggagaaccACGCAGAACCACAAGCTccttgaagggggggggtgagatGAAAATTAAACCAAAAGGCAACTTTTAGTCAAAaggaaacttttatttattttaattcatttgtaccctgcctttctactcaataggaacccaaagtggcttacatcgttctactcccctccattttatgctcacaaccctgtgaggtaggttaggctgagagaagcgGCActggtggggattcgaacctgggtctcccagatactagtctagcacatttaaacactacaccacactggcgctaCTTAAGGGTAGGACCCCCATGGCTAGATCCAGGCTACCCTTTCAAGACCAACAGCAGATCTTCTGAAGCACCACCCAGTTTTAGCGTATCCTGATCGTAATATCTACTGCTTTTAAGAATCCAGGCCTGCTTACTTTGTGGGAGCCCATTTCTTGCTGATTGGTAATTCCCTCTTCAAATTGCTGCTGCAGATTTCCAAAACCCCTTCCTTGATTTAGCAACATTGTATGAAATGTTGGGGTTTGGCCGCTGGGCCTGACAACAGAAGCAGGTGAGCAGAAGCGCTCTCTCTGAGAACAACCCTCCAGGGCCAGTGCTAGACCAGACTCATTAAGGAAAAGAAGCCATCTGCCATTCACCTGCTCCAGGCCAGTGAATAGGCAGCAGAGAGGAGCACAAATATATGAGGAATGGAAATTGGACTTCAAAGGCTAGAGGTGGAGGAAGAACAGTCTTTTCCCTTTGGGGGAAAACCCCTCCAAATATTACACCTCTACTCAAAGACAGGCTGGTGTCCAAATTCGCCACACAAAATAGAAATATAGAGCTTAACACGGACTTAATTCAACAGGATTTAATTTCCAAGGATGCCTGCATGGAATTGCAGCCTAAGCTGGCGAGGAGGGCTTCCTTCTTTGCCATTTTAGAGTCAGGACTGGAAAACTAAAGGTTTTGGACAGCACCCTCACATATAAACATTTTCCTCTTTGCcgctttctttcatttttcttctttaGCTTGAGTGAGAGTTTTCTGTAATCCCAAAGTTTTCACAATGCTTTACAAACCCTGATTGGTCCCGATAATAATTCTTCAGCATTGATGCAGCTCTAAGTTTTCAAAGCACGTCTAATTAAGGGAatacaagttaaaaaaaaaaattgctt
This Euleptes europaea isolate rEulEur1 chromosome 2, rEulEur1.hap1, whole genome shotgun sequence DNA region includes the following protein-coding sequences:
- the LOC130473912 gene encoding neuritin-like, which produces MGQAPAAALLLLALASLLKSLPAATQCENIYQDFSDCILKLGENMASFEEEEEDEDERSPELRAVCGYWDEFHACAMTALWECQREAATVWEMLKKESRKIQFQGSLFDLCALQNSSTMQISHILLLSITSMVTWLSL